In Aquimarina spinulae, a single window of DNA contains:
- a CDS encoding FMN-dependent NADH-azoreductase: MKTLLRIDASSRTQGSHSRELADYLETKWRTLYPSGKVIYRDLVTSVIPHIHNTTIQGFYTPKERMSQEFFAATALSDELIKELNGVDEILISSPLYNLNIPSNLKAYIDHVVRIDHTFGIHKDGSYHGLLKDKKAYLALVKGGTYVGTAMQAYDFQEPYLKAILHHMGIMVKNIFSLEGTSKADILQHNITNIHKQIDTIFKN, translated from the coding sequence ATGAAAACATTATTAAGAATTGATGCAAGCTCTAGAACGCAAGGGTCTCATTCTAGAGAATTGGCAGATTACCTCGAAACAAAATGGAGAACATTATATCCATCAGGTAAGGTTATTTATAGAGATCTTGTAACTTCTGTTATTCCGCATATACATAACACAACAATTCAAGGGTTTTATACTCCAAAAGAACGTATGTCTCAGGAATTTTTTGCAGCTACTGCTCTATCTGATGAACTAATCAAAGAATTAAATGGCGTAGATGAAATATTGATAAGTAGTCCTTTATACAACTTAAATATCCCGTCTAATCTTAAGGCATATATCGATCATGTTGTTAGAATAGATCACACTTTTGGAATACACAAAGATGGCTCTTATCATGGATTATTAAAAGATAAAAAAGCTTACCTGGCACTAGTAAAAGGAGGTACTTATGTAGGTACTGCTATGCAGGCTTATGATTTTCAGGAACCCTATCTAAAAGCAATACTACATCATATGGGGATCATGGTGAAAAACATTTTTTCTCTTGAAGGAACCAGCAAAGCAGATATTCTACAGCATAATATCACAAACATTCATAAACAAATCGATACTATTTTTAAAAACTAA
- a CDS encoding cupin domain-containing protein: protein MKEDFFNDTLENKEVLILPDEGETFTMNSISFTFKLTSELSNDQLGVYEIVLAPRAIGAKLHYHRFMDETFIVNKGTLTLFTGTKGDKHLIGPGTVAYAPRFTPHGFQNDTDEEVRLTLLFNPSQKREGFFRGLYETLNSDTIDPEKYLKLYNKYDSFPVDTSNMLPIRDH from the coding sequence ATGAAAGAAGATTTTTTTAACGATACACTAGAAAATAAAGAAGTACTAATCCTGCCCGATGAAGGAGAAACATTTACTATGAATAGCATTTCTTTTACTTTTAAACTAACTAGTGAATTATCGAATGATCAATTAGGAGTTTATGAAATAGTTTTAGCACCCCGAGCCATTGGTGCCAAGTTACATTATCATAGATTTATGGACGAAACTTTTATAGTAAATAAGGGAACACTCACTCTTTTTACAGGAACTAAAGGCGATAAACATCTAATTGGTCCTGGTACTGTAGCATATGCTCCTAGATTTACCCCTCACGGATTTCAAAATGACACCGATGAAGAAGTCCGGCTTACCCTACTTTTTAATCCTTCACAAAAAAGAGAAGGTTTTTTTAGAGGGTTATATGAAACGCTTAACAGTGACACTATTGATCCTGAAAAATATTTAAAACTTTATAACAAATACGATAGTTTTCCTGTCGATACTTCTAATATGTTACCTATTAGAGATCATTAA
- a CDS encoding TetR/AcrR family transcriptional regulator, whose amino-acid sequence MSKTIKHEIKADYLLEKGMEIIWSKGYNGTSVNDIVKAADVPKGSFYFYFDSKEDFAIKALDKYFTTQVTPALVILRDKSFSAKQRLINFYEYRIEVVKKELECKNGCMACNLSNEMAEHNENIREAVLEKHDTIKTEIIKVAIEAQKQGEIDASIDVANMVDFIEDAGKGAMTSMKETQSAYPMDNVMNMTRQLFLK is encoded by the coding sequence ATGTCGAAAACCATAAAACATGAGATCAAAGCCGATTACCTTTTAGAAAAAGGGATGGAAATCATTTGGTCTAAAGGTTACAATGGTACTAGTGTAAATGACATTGTTAAGGCAGCTGATGTTCCTAAAGGTTCTTTTTACTTCTATTTTGATAGTAAAGAAGATTTTGCAATTAAGGCTTTGGACAAGTATTTTACAACGCAGGTTACTCCTGCTTTAGTGATTTTACGTGACAAATCATTTTCTGCAAAACAACGTCTGATTAATTTTTATGAATATAGAATTGAAGTAGTAAAAAAAGAATTAGAATGCAAAAATGGATGTATGGCTTGTAATCTAAGTAATGAAATGGCCGAACATAATGAAAACATACGAGAGGCTGTCTTAGAAAAACATGATACAATAAAGACAGAAATTATTAAAGTTGCCATAGAAGCTCAAAAACAAGGAGAAATAGATGCTTCGATTGATGTTGCAAACATGGTAGATTTTATTGAAGATGCTGGTAAAGGAGCAATGACAAGTATGAAAGAGACCCAAAGTGCTTATCCAATGGATAATGTAATGAATATGACCAGGCAGTTATTTTTAAAATAA